The Polyangiaceae bacterium genome includes a region encoding these proteins:
- a CDS encoding GGDEF domain-containing protein: MSELPRTSDLRGLMLRAVDVATSLQLRAREDRVFRAVTEKINAGVYLEDIADHVYESFRELIPYERIGLALLEQGDQVLRARWARAEYDAKGIQRGFAAPMKGSSLERILQTKKPRIINDLEAYYASHPSSEATGRILSEGVRSSLTCPLVTAGRPVGFLFFSSLKKGSYDAAHVQVFQEIANTLSVVVERAHMLEQLAQLNLDLAAKNRELRAANARVRRMTVTDPLTRIANRRGLITALRMAASFSDRRRVPLSVISFDVDHFKRVNDSFGHDAGDRVLRHVARVATACCRREDLAGRAGGEEFLVVLPATSESEAAVVAERLRARLGAASVRGTELRVTASFGVAQRQPGEALDSLLVRADRALYAAKGSGRDRVALFSELGVDALAHPPARAG; the protein is encoded by the coding sequence ATGAGCGAGCTGCCCAGAACGTCGGACCTCCGGGGCCTGATGCTGCGCGCGGTGGACGTGGCTACGTCCCTCCAGCTCCGCGCGCGCGAAGACCGCGTCTTCCGCGCCGTGACCGAGAAGATCAACGCCGGCGTGTACCTCGAGGACATCGCGGATCACGTCTACGAGTCGTTCCGCGAGCTCATCCCCTACGAGCGCATCGGCCTGGCCCTGCTCGAGCAGGGCGACCAGGTGCTCCGGGCGCGTTGGGCCCGGGCCGAATACGACGCCAAGGGGATCCAGCGCGGCTTCGCGGCGCCAATGAAGGGTTCCAGCCTCGAGCGCATCCTCCAGACGAAGAAGCCCCGCATCATCAACGACCTCGAGGCCTACTACGCCAGCCACCCGAGCTCGGAAGCCACGGGCAGGATCCTGAGCGAGGGCGTGCGCTCGAGCCTGACCTGCCCGCTCGTCACCGCCGGGCGCCCGGTGGGATTCTTGTTCTTCTCGAGCCTGAAGAAGGGCAGCTACGACGCGGCGCACGTGCAGGTCTTCCAGGAGATCGCCAACACGCTCTCGGTGGTCGTCGAGCGCGCGCACATGCTGGAGCAGCTCGCGCAGCTCAACCTGGACCTGGCCGCCAAGAACCGCGAGCTCAGGGCCGCCAACGCCCGGGTCCGGCGCATGACCGTCACCGATCCGCTCACCCGCATCGCGAATCGCCGCGGGTTGATCACGGCGCTCCGCATGGCCGCTTCGTTCTCGGACCGGCGGCGCGTGCCGCTGTCCGTGATCTCCTTCGACGTCGATCACTTCAAGCGAGTGAACGACAGCTTCGGTCACGACGCCGGGGATCGCGTGCTCCGTCACGTCGCCCGCGTGGCGACCGCGTGTTGCCGGCGCGAAGATCTGGCAGGCCGCGCCGGTGGTGAGGAGTTCCTGGTGGTCTTGCCTGCCACCAGCGAGAGTGAGGCCGCGGTGGTCGCCGAGCGCCTGCGCGCGCGCCTCGGGGCCGCCAGCGTCCGCGGCACCGAGCTCCGGGTGACCGCCAGCTTCGGCGTGGCGCAGCGCCAGCCCGGCGAAGCGCTGGACTCGCTGCTCGTCCGCGCGGACCGCGCCCTGTACGCCGCCAAGGGGAGCGGGCGAGACCGCGTGGCGCTGTTCTCTGAGCTCGGCGTGGACGCGCTCGCGCATCCGCCCGCTCGAGCGGGTTAG
- a CDS encoding DUF86 domain-containing protein has product MVRAEVAGQKIAKAEAWLRDVEELLAATPETLLEDARRADLAAFYLFLAIQEAIDLAAHWIADAGWPPADDEGSTFDVLADRGGITPELASGMRAIVRVRNRIAHGYASVDHQRIRAEAPAGIATLRELFAAVAAASRA; this is encoded by the coding sequence GTGGTGCGCGCTGAGGTCGCCGGGCAGAAGATCGCGAAAGCCGAGGCGTGGCTGCGCGACGTGGAGGAGCTCCTCGCCGCGACTCCGGAGACCCTGCTCGAGGACGCGCGCCGCGCGGACCTGGCTGCGTTCTATCTGTTCCTCGCCATACAGGAGGCCATCGATCTCGCCGCGCACTGGATCGCCGACGCAGGTTGGCCCCCGGCCGACGACGAGGGCTCGACGTTCGACGTCCTGGCGGACCGCGGTGGCATCACGCCGGAGCTCGCGAGCGGCATGCGCGCGATCGTGCGCGTACGAAATCGCATCGCCCATGGCTACGCCAGCGTGGACCACCAGCGGATCCGCGCCGAGGCCCCCGCGGGCATCGCTACGCTGCGCGAGCTCTTCGCGGCGGTCGCTGCGGCGTCGCGCGCCTAA
- a CDS encoding nucleotidyltransferase domain-containing protein produces MLFGSRASGRATSASDVDLGLRFAPDASSAQRQSLSNVLERALGAPLDLIDLDEAPPLLRMELARSGVVVKEAKPGSWTSFRARAMLDWWDFAPYARRIQRAAIARLDGSERGAR; encoded by the coding sequence GTGCTGTTCGGCTCGCGCGCCAGCGGTCGTGCCACCTCTGCAAGCGACGTCGACCTGGGCCTGCGGTTCGCACCCGACGCTTCTTCAGCCCAGCGTCAATCGCTGTCCAACGTGCTGGAGCGAGCGCTGGGCGCCCCGCTCGACCTGATCGATCTGGACGAGGCACCGCCGCTGCTGCGCATGGAGCTGGCACGGTCCGGCGTCGTCGTGAAGGAAGCGAAGCCGGGCAGCTGGACGAGCTTCCGCGCCAGGGCGATGCTCGACTGGTGGGATTTTGCGCCCTACGCACGGCGCATCCAGCGTGCGGCCATTGCTCGGCTGGACGGTTCCGAACGTGGTGCGCGCTGA